A window of the Helianthus annuus cultivar XRQ/B chromosome 4, HanXRQr2.0-SUNRISE, whole genome shotgun sequence genome harbors these coding sequences:
- the LOC110933654 gene encoding heavy metal-associated isoprenylated plant protein 36-like, with protein MEKPPAASGDNITSSDKIQTWNLRVYVHCEGSKRKIFKLLQSIDGVYKTVIDSKQHKATVTGLINGDTLVQKLLKSGKHAEILTTDNASGKKNDAITTADDVDEESENDQKITEPAASGGGK; from the exons ATGGAAAAGCCACCTGCTGCTTCTGGAGATAACATCACCAGCTCTGACAAAATTCAG ACATGGAATTTGAGAGTTTATGTCCACTGTGAAGGAAGCAAGAGGAAAATCTTCAAACTTCTTCAGAGCATTGATG GTGTTTATAAGACGGTTATAGACTCAAAGCAGCACAAGGCTACAGTTACCGGATTGATCAATGGTGATACTCTCGTCCAGAAGCTTCTCAAATCCGGTAAGCACGCTGAAATTTTGACAACAGACAATGCTTCTGGAAAGAAGAACGACGCCATAACCACAGCTGATGATGTCGATGAAGAATCTGAAAATGATCAAAAAATAACCGAGCCAGCTGCCAGTGGTGGTGGTAAATAG
- the LOC110934839 gene encoding dynamin-related protein 3A isoform X2: protein MVDERQQQQQAPLPGASLGHNLIPLVNELQDTLAQLGSFSSIELPHVVVVGNQSSGKSSVLEALVGRDFLPRGSDICTRRPLVLHLKRIPADHQEYAQFLHIPGRNFYDFNEIRTEIQAETEREAGGNKGISDKEIHLKIFSPNMLDITLVDLPGITKVPVGDQPSDIEARIRTMIMSYIKNPSCLILAVTPSTADLANSDALQIAGVADPDGYRTIGVITKLDIMYNAGKFMPHRSIPLRLGYVGVVNRSQEDITLNRTIEYALAAEEEFFRSHPVYSQIADRCGVPQLGKKLDQILIHCINTVLLGLESRIGATSGSLPEELAGYGEIAH, encoded by the exons ATGGTCGACGAACGTCAACAGCAGCAGCAAGCTCCACTTCCGGGCGCTTCTCTTGGCCACAACCTCATTCCTTTGGTCAACGAACTCCAAGACACCCTCGCTCAGTTAGGCAGTTTCTCTAGTATCGAGCTCCCTCATGTTGTGGTTGTAGGTAACCAGAGTAGTGGTAAATCTAGTGTACTGGAAGCTCTTGTAGGCCGTGACTTTTTACCCAGGGGCTCTGATATCTGCACACGTCGACCGCTCGTGCTTCACCTCAAGCGGATACCAGCTGATCATCAAGAGTACGCTCAGTTTTTGCACATACCGGGAAGGAACTTCTACGATTTCAATGAAATTCGCACGGAAATTCAG GCTGAGACTGAGAGGGAAGCAGGAGGAAACAAGGGTATCTCTGACAAGGAGATCCATTTAAAGATTTTTTCACCTAACATGCTTGACATAACCCTAGTTGATTTGCCTGGCATAACAAAAGTTCCTGTTGGTGACCAGCCTTCTGATATTGAAGCTCGTATCAGAACGATGATAATGTCATACATAAAGAATCCCAGCTGTTTAATTCTTGCTGTGACACCATCAACTGCTGATCTTGCCAACTCAGATGCACTTCAGATCGCTGGAGTTGCTGATCCAGATG GTTACCGAACTATTGGTGTGATAACAAAG TTAGACATTATGTACAATGCTGGGAAATTTATGCCACACAGATCGATTCCCCTCCGACTTGGTTATGTGGGCGTTGTAAATCGTAGTCAAGAG GATATTACGCTGAACCGGACCATTGAATATGCACTTGCGGCTGAGGAGGAGTTCTTTCGTAGTCATCCG GTTTATAGTCAGATTGCAGACCGTTGTGGGGTGCCTCAGCTCGGGAAAAAATTGGACCAG attttAATACACTGTATTAACACAGTGCTACTAGGTTTGGAATCACGCATTGGTGCTACATCAGGTTCTTTGCCTGAGGAGCTTGCTGGTTATGGAGAGATTGCGCATTAG
- the LOC110934840 gene encoding magnesium transporter MRS2-3, producing the protein MRGGMSKTSAVLEEDTARTTAHLNVGGGLRKKASGVRQWLLLDSTGQTQVVEAGKHTVMRRTGLPARDLRILDPILSYPSTLLGRERAIVINLEHIKAIITAHEVLLLNSKDPSVAPFVQELQRRILRHHHATAAQVFSNYTYSIGSKKIHKYLLSILFIVEGMAMEEGRASTSSWQEGIHSLDGLKLLQFEFIALEACLEAACSCLGKEARTLEEEAHPALDKLTTKICTLNLERVRQIKSRLVDITGRVQKVRDELEHLLDDDEDMFQMYLSDKLEQRLDNASSFNKLDDVDESEMNDRFASTLRLTPPTFEVSENFSFDRVHRPMKGNENIHEGVEPGRVSHGARTSIARSSMTNKHHDVEELEMLLEAYFVQIDGTFNKLSTLREYVDDTEDYINIMLDDKQNHLLQMGVMLSTMSLIVGALVVMAGAFGMNINIQLFNGDTAAEKEAGMRKFLFTVGGGTTGGIFLYVIAVTWYKNKWLIQ; encoded by the exons ATGAGGGGTGGGATGTCGAAAACGAGCGCCGTCCTAGAAGAAGACACTGCACGAACGACTGCACACCTGAACGTTGGTGGAGGACTTAGAAAGAAGGCATCTGGAGTCAGGCAATGGCTCCTTCTAGATTCCACGGGTCAGACCCAAGTGGTCGAGGCCGGTAAGCACACTGTCATGCGGCGGACAGGCCTACCTGCACGCGATCTTCGTATCCTCGACCCTATTTTATCATATCCGTCTACCTTACTAGGGCGTGAACGAGCCATCGTCATTAACCTGGAGCACATTAAGGCTATAATTACCGCACATGAGGTGCTTTTGCTTAATTCCAAAGATCCGTCTGTTGCTCCTTTCGTTCAAGAGCTCCAACGCCGTATCCTGCGTCATCATCATGCAACTGCAGCTCAGGTTTTCTCTAATTACACTTATAGCATTGGGTCAAAGAAGATTCACAAATATTTGTTGTCTATTCTattcatagtt GAGGGTATGGCAATGGAGGAAGGTAGAGCATCCACAAGCAGCTGGCAAGAGGGGATACATTCTCTTGATGGATTGAAACTTCTTCAATTCGAGTTTATTGCACTTGAGGCCTGCCTAGAGGCAGCTTGCAGTTGCTTGGGCAAGGAG GCAAGGACATTGGAGGAAGAAGCCCATCCAGCTCTGGATAAGTTGACTACAAAGATTTGTACTCTCAATCTGGAGCGTGTTCGTCAAATTAAAAGTAGGCTGGTTGATATTACAGGACGTGTTCAAAAG GTTAGGGATGAATTAGAGCACTtgcttgatgatgatgaagatatgTTTCAGATGTATCTGAGTGATAAACTAGAGCAACGACTTGACAATGCTTCTTCGTTTAACAAGCTTGATGATGTGGATGAGTCAGAAATGAATGATAGGTTCGCATCCACCTTGCGTTTGACGCCACCTACTTTTGAAGTTTCTGAGAATTTTTCCTTTGATAGAGTCCATCGCCCTATGAAAGGCAATGAGAACATACATGAAGGTGTGGAGCCTGGAAGAGTTAGTCATGGGGCTCGAACGAGCATAGCCCGAAGTAGTATGACCAACAAACACCATGATGTTGAGGAACTTGAAATGTTGTTGGAGGCCTACTTTGTTCAGATAGATGGTACCTTCAATAAATTATCAACG CTGAGGGAGTATGTGGACGACACGGAAGACtacatcaacataatgttggatGATAAGCAAAACCATCTTCTGCAAATGGGTGTCATGCTGTCAACCATGAGTCTTATAGTAGGTGCCCTCGTAGTCATGGCTGGAGCCTTTGGAATGAACATCAACATTCAACTTTTCAATGGAGACACTGCAGCCGAAAAGGAAGCTGGTATGCGTAAATTTTTGTTCACTGTTGGTGGTGGAACAACTGGTGGCATCTTCCTATATGTTATCGCTGTCACCTGGTACAAGAACAAATGGCTTATACAGTGA
- the LOC110934839 gene encoding dynamin-related protein 3A isoform X1 — protein sequence MVDERQQQQQAPLPGASLGHNLIPLVNELQDTLAQLGSFSSIELPHVVVVGNQSSGKSSVLEALVGRDFLPRGSDICTRRPLVLHLKRIPADHQEYAQFLHIPGRNFYDFNEIRTEIQAETEREAGGNKGISDKEIHLKIFSPNMLDITLVDLPGITKVPVGDQPSDIEARIRTMIMSYIKNPSCLILAVTPSTADLANSDALQIAGVADPDGYRTIGVITKLDIMYNAGKFMPHRSIPLRLGYVGVVNRSQEDITLNRTIEYALAAEEEFFRSHPVYSQIADRCGVPQLGKKLDQVFILQSGQALLKLSLLSPMTEMILIHCINTVLLGLESRIGATSGSLPEELAGYGEIAH from the exons ATGGTCGACGAACGTCAACAGCAGCAGCAAGCTCCACTTCCGGGCGCTTCTCTTGGCCACAACCTCATTCCTTTGGTCAACGAACTCCAAGACACCCTCGCTCAGTTAGGCAGTTTCTCTAGTATCGAGCTCCCTCATGTTGTGGTTGTAGGTAACCAGAGTAGTGGTAAATCTAGTGTACTGGAAGCTCTTGTAGGCCGTGACTTTTTACCCAGGGGCTCTGATATCTGCACACGTCGACCGCTCGTGCTTCACCTCAAGCGGATACCAGCTGATCATCAAGAGTACGCTCAGTTTTTGCACATACCGGGAAGGAACTTCTACGATTTCAATGAAATTCGCACGGAAATTCAG GCTGAGACTGAGAGGGAAGCAGGAGGAAACAAGGGTATCTCTGACAAGGAGATCCATTTAAAGATTTTTTCACCTAACATGCTTGACATAACCCTAGTTGATTTGCCTGGCATAACAAAAGTTCCTGTTGGTGACCAGCCTTCTGATATTGAAGCTCGTATCAGAACGATGATAATGTCATACATAAAGAATCCCAGCTGTTTAATTCTTGCTGTGACACCATCAACTGCTGATCTTGCCAACTCAGATGCACTTCAGATCGCTGGAGTTGCTGATCCAGATG GTTACCGAACTATTGGTGTGATAACAAAG TTAGACATTATGTACAATGCTGGGAAATTTATGCCACACAGATCGATTCCCCTCCGACTTGGTTATGTGGGCGTTGTAAATCGTAGTCAAGAG GATATTACGCTGAACCGGACCATTGAATATGCACTTGCGGCTGAGGAGGAGTTCTTTCGTAGTCATCCG GTTTATAGTCAGATTGCAGACCGTTGTGGGGTGCCTCAGCTCGGGAAAAAATTGGACCAGGTATTTATTTTGCAATCTGGTCAAGCACTTTTGAAGCTGTCACTGTTATCACCCATGACCGAGATG attttAATACACTGTATTAACACAGTGCTACTAGGTTTGGAATCACGCATTGGTGCTACATCAGGTTCTTTGCCTGAGGAGCTTGCTGGTTATGGAGAGATTGCGCATTAG